The Thioalkalivibrio thiocyanodenitrificans ARhD 1 nucleotide sequence AGACGAACTCCACCTGCACCCTGCGCCCGCGGCCGAGCTCGCTGCGCCCGTAGCGCCCGCCCTGTTCGCAAACGGTGGTGATCACGCCCAGACGCGCCCGCTCGCTCAGGAACAGATTGACGAAGCCGGGCCCGGCGATCTCGGTGCGTGCGATCAGGCCCGACTCGGGCAGACGGGCGATGATGGCCTCGGCGACATCCCGGGGGCTGCGCCGCGCGGGTTTGGCGAGCTGCAGGGCCACGTTGGTGGCAAAGTCACCGTGGGCCTTGTCCCTGGTGCGGGTTACCTGCACGTCAGCGGTCGTGTCCGCCGGCAGGGTGCCGTCCTGTCGAAGTGCATCGATGGCCTGTTGGATGAGTGCCTGGAGCTGATCTTTCAAGGTGGGGGATCCGGGGTCGCGGGGCTGAAGATTGGGGGCCAATTCTAACGCTCTTGAAGTGAGAAGTGGGAATATGGAAGTGAGAAGGGAGAATTGGGAAGTGAGATTAAAAGTACGAAGTGGGAACCGGGAAGTGGGAATGAACACCTCACCCCCTCCATCACATTCCGGGCATCCTGCCCTCCACCCTTCAGGCCAGCCTGTCGGCCGCTCAAATCCGCTCCCGACGGATTTGTCCTGAGCGCGAGGGAAAACCCCGCGGCACGGGCAGGGCCGGGTGCGTGCCTCCCCGGTTCCCACTTCCCGATTCCCACTTCCCAGCCCCCACTTCGTACTTCCCAATTCCCAATTCCCAATTCCCACTTCCGAACTCACACTTCAAGAGCGTCCACGTCCAGCGACCAGCGTACCTTGCGGGCGCCCGGGAGTTTTCCCAGGTTGGGCACCCATTGCCGCAGGGCACGATGCAGTGCCGGGCGTGACTCGCTCTGGATCATCAGCTGGGCCCGGTAGCGTCCGGCGCGGCGTTCCATGAGCGCGGGCGCGGGCCCCCAGGCCTGTACGGAATCGGGCTGCAGGGCCTCCAGCGCCCCGCGGGCGGCCTCCAGAAAATCGTGGGGTGCCCGGGCGGCGGTGGCCTCGGCCCGCAGCAGGGCAATGCTGGCGAAAGGGGGCAGGCCGGCAGCCTTGCGCTCGGCCAGCGCGGCCTCGGCGAAGGCCTCGTAGCCGCCCTCCACCAGGGTTCGCAGCAGCGGGTGCTCGGGGTGGTGGGTCTGGATCACCACCTCGCCCGGCCGGCCGGCGCGCCCGGCGCGTCCGGCCACCTGGATGATCAGTTGGGCCATGCGCTCGGCTGCGCGGAAATCCGCACTGAACAGCCCCTGATCCGCGTCCAGGATGCCCACCAGAGACACGTCGGGAAAGTGGTGGCCCTTGGCGACCATCTGGGTGCCCACCAGGATGCGGAACCTGCCGCTGCGCACGTCCTCCAGGACGGATTCAAGCGCACCCTTGCGCCGAGTGCTGTCCCTGTCCAGCCGGCCCGTGGACACGCCCGGAAAGTGCCTCTCCAATGCCTGTGCGATCCGCTCGGTGCCCTCCCCGAGTCCGCCCAACGTCCCGCCGCAGGCCGGGCATCGGGGCGGGCGGGGGCGTTCGTGGCCGCAGTGATGGCAGCGAATCCGGCCGTCGCCGTGATGCCAGGTCATGCGCGCGTCACAGCGGGGGCAGTCGGCCACCCAGCCGCAGGCGTGGCAGATGAGCGTGGGCGCATAGCCCCGGCGGTTGAGAAAGAGCAGGCACTGGCCGCCCGCCTCCAGGTGCGTCTCCATGCGTTTCAGCAGGCCGGTGGAGATGCCTTCATCCAGCGTCTGACGGCGCAGGTCCAGCAGTTCGGCCCGTGGCGTGCCGGCCCCGCCGGCGCGCTCGGTGAGCCGCAGGTGCGTGTACTGTCCGCGCGCCACGTTGGCGAGGCTTTCCAGGGACGGTGTGGCGGAACCCAGCAGAATCGGGATGTCCTCCATGCGCGCACGCATCACCGCCACGTCCCGGGCATGGTAGCGAAAGCCTTCATGTTGCTTGAAGGAGGTGTCGTGTTCCTCGTCCACGATGATGAGCCCCGGCCTGACCCAGGGTACGAACACGGCCGAGCGGGTGCCGATGATCACGCCCGCCCGGCCGCCTTGCGCGGACAGCCATGCATCCAGACGCTCCCGGTCGCCAAGCCCGGAATGCATGACCGTCACCGGCGCGGCGAGCCGGCCGCGAAAACGGCGCACCAGTTGAGGGGTGAGGGCGATCTCCGGCACGAGCACCAGCACCTGCCGACCGGCATCCAGGACCGCCTGGATCAGATGCAGGTAGACCTCGGTCTTGCCGCTGCCGGTCACGCCCTGCAGCAGATGACACGAGAAGCCGTCCAGAGCGCGGCTGACCGCTTCCACCGCGGCTGTCTGTGGCGGATGAAGCGGGGGCCCCGGTTTCGGCACGGCTGTGCGCGGCGGGACCCGGCTCGTCTCCCGGGATCGGACCCAGCCCTTCTCCTGCAGGGCCCGCAGCGGGCCCTGCCATCGCCCCGGGGGAATGGATTCCAGTTCAGTCGCGGACAGTCCCTCGGGAGCGTCCCGGAGAAGCTGCAGCAGAGCGGCCTGTCGCGGTGCCCGGGCCGGCTCGTCCCGCGCCTGGCGGCGGCCTTGTGCGGTGATCCGGTAGTACCGCCGTGTGCCGGCGCGGGCAGGCCGCCCCTGACGCAGGAGCACGGGCAGTGCCTGGTGAAGGACTTCTCCGAGGGGGTGGCGGTAGTACTCCGCGCTCCAGGTCAGCAGTCTGAGCAGGTTCGGGTCCAGGACAGGGGCCTCGTCCAGCACCTGCGTAACGGGGCGCAGCCGTGCCCGGGGCAGGTTGCTGGACGCCGGGGTGGCGGTCACCACACCCACCACCTCCCGGCGCCCCAGGCCGACGCGCACCCGCTGACCGGGGGCCGGAACCGGCATGCCATCGGGCATGAGATAGTCCAGGGCTTCCGCGAACGGACCCGGAACCGCGACCTGGCAGATCGGGGGAGTCGTGGGCATCGTGGTTACGTGACGTTCTTCATGTAATTTCCCACTAATGAAGCTAACCGCTTAAAACTTGTGACCTAAATCCGCTTTTCCACAAAACCTGTGGATAACTATGTGGAAAGCGTGTCATAAACGGGTGCCGAGGCGCTTGATCGTTGGCCGATCATTAACTTGAACAAAAAATGATCAGTCTGCAATAGTATTAAAAAACAATACCTTGAGATCCCATCGCCCGATTCTGTCACGGCCGGGCAGTGATCGTCCGCCCATGACCGTGACTTGTGAACAACTGTGTATAACGAGCCGGGCCGGATGCGGGCATCCCGGATGCGTCCTGCGCCCCCGCGCGGCCCCGAAGTTGTGATTCTATAGGCATTTTTGCGCCGGGTCCGTTGAGCCGGGTCATGCGGGTCCTGTACAAGTTCAGGCCATGGAGACGGGTCCATGGCAGCGCAACGCCGGCGCCTTTGCGGCTGACGCGCGTACGGCGGATGGCTGGGAGGCGGGACGGAATGAGTGCCGGCAGCCGGGTGAATC carries:
- a CDS encoding primosomal protein N', producing MPTTPPICQVAVPGPFAEALDYLMPDGMPVPAPGQRVRVGLGRREVVGVVTATPASSNLPRARLRPVTQVLDEAPVLDPNLLRLLTWSAEYYRHPLGEVLHQALPVLLRQGRPARAGTRRYYRITAQGRRQARDEPARAPRQAALLQLLRDAPEGLSATELESIPPGRWQGPLRALQEKGWVRSRETSRVPPRTAVPKPGPPLHPPQTAAVEAVSRALDGFSCHLLQGVTGSGKTEVYLHLIQAVLDAGRQVLVLVPEIALTPQLVRRFRGRLAAPVTVMHSGLGDRERLDAWLSAQGGRAGVIIGTRSAVFVPWVRPGLIIVDEEHDTSFKQHEGFRYHARDVAVMRARMEDIPILLGSATPSLESLANVARGQYTHLRLTERAGGAGTPRAELLDLRRQTLDEGISTGLLKRMETHLEAGGQCLLFLNRRGYAPTLICHACGWVADCPRCDARMTWHHGDGRIRCHHCGHERPRPPRCPACGGTLGGLGEGTERIAQALERHFPGVSTGRLDRDSTRRKGALESVLEDVRSGRFRILVGTQMVAKGHHFPDVSLVGILDADQGLFSADFRAAERMAQLIIQVAGRAGRAGRPGEVVIQTHHPEHPLLRTLVEGGYEAFAEAALAERKAAGLPPFASIALLRAEATAARAPHDFLEAARGALEALQPDSVQAWGPAPALMERRAGRYRAQLMIQSESRPALHRALRQWVPNLGKLPGARKVRWSLDVDALEV